Proteins encoded in a region of the Vibrio sp. CB1-14 genome:
- a CDS encoding FeoC-like transcriptional regulator — protein sequence MILSQLKAHIEEDPGVSRQDLAKQFALSEDGVDAMLAVWIRKGKLSRTEDCDKKGQVVRVRYHVNQADGLSLSVTM from the coding sequence ATGATTCTGTCCCAGCTGAAAGCACACATTGAAGAAGACCCAGGCGTAAGTCGTCAGGATTTGGCAAAGCAGTTTGCTCTTAGTGAGGATGGTGTGGATGCGATGCTTGCGGTCTGGATTCGAAAAGGAAAGCTTTCAAGGACGGAAGACTGTGATAAGAAAGGACAGGTGGTTCGTGTGAGGTATCATGTGAATCAGGCAGATGGCCTCTCTTTGAGCGTAACAATGTAG
- the purU gene encoding formyltetrahydrofolate deformylase → MEKKTLLTHCSDAPGLISKITNICYKHQLNIIHNNEFVDNTSGHFFMRTELEGYFNDETFLADLDHALPEGTKRKLVDSSRKRVVILVTKEAHCLGDILMKNFDGSLDVDIAAVIGNYDILQGLTEKFDIPYHCVSHEGLSREEHEAKMLEAIDQYDADYLVLAKYMRVLTPTFVEKYHHKIINIHHSFLPAFIGAKPYQQAYDRGVKIIGATAHFVTNDLDEGPIIKQDVIPVDHNFSAADMAQAGRDVEKNVLSKALNKAINDHVFVYGNKTVIL, encoded by the coding sequence ATGGAAAAGAAAACCCTTCTCACGCATTGCAGTGATGCACCTGGCCTGATCTCAAAGATCACCAACATCTGTTACAAGCACCAGCTCAATATTATTCACAACAATGAGTTTGTGGATAATACCAGTGGCCATTTCTTTATGCGCACTGAGCTTGAGGGCTACTTCAACGATGAGACCTTCCTTGCTGACCTAGACCACGCGCTTCCAGAAGGCACCAAGCGCAAGCTTGTTGATTCATCTCGTAAACGCGTCGTTATTCTCGTCACCAAAGAAGCACATTGCCTTGGTGATATCTTAATGAAGAACTTTGATGGCAGCTTAGATGTCGACATTGCCGCTGTCATTGGTAACTATGACATTCTTCAAGGCTTAACAGAGAAGTTTGATATCCCATACCACTGCGTCTCTCACGAAGGTCTTAGCCGCGAAGAGCATGAAGCGAAAATGCTCGAAGCCATCGATCAATACGATGCTGACTATCTAGTGCTTGCCAAATACATGCGTGTACTTACTCCGACCTTTGTTGAAAAGTATCACCATAAGATCATCAATATTCACCACAGTTTCTTGCCAGCCTTTATCGGCGCGAAACCTTATCAGCAAGCCTATGACCGCGGCGTTAAAATCATTGGTGCAACGGCACACTTTGTGACAAACGATCTAGACGAAGGACCAATCATCAAGCAGGACGTGATCCCAGTAGATCACAACTTTAGTGCAGCCGATATGGCGCAAGCAGGTCGTGACGTTGAGAAAAACGTATTGTCGAAAGCGCTAAACAAAGCGATTAACGATCACGTGTTCGTCTACGGCAACAAGACGGTTATCTTATAA
- a CDS encoding VOC family protein, producing MQQTLIEKGLVPSVMLNKIDDFLDNIQALCSLLAIDLSAYQADHIALRINDGELAKAAHHAWLDYGKVISEAQINGRPIIVLEFDNPITSHGWSIECLELPYPAIGKTHPVEDWEHVEFVVPSEAQTADAFLQDLYAKFPEFGSQLEKAKAQGVKVKLSSPKGEGERLANPTVALKFNGICIKLHPHSLKNIVASEQE from the coding sequence ATGCAACAAACCCTGATAGAAAAAGGTCTAGTGCCTTCTGTGATGTTGAATAAAATCGATGATTTTCTAGATAATATTCAGGCTTTATGCAGCCTATTAGCTATCGATTTATCTGCTTATCAAGCCGATCACATTGCGCTACGTATCAACGATGGTGAGTTGGCAAAAGCTGCGCATCACGCATGGCTCGACTACGGCAAAGTGATCTCTGAGGCGCAAATTAATGGCCGCCCGATTATTGTATTGGAATTCGACAACCCTATTACAAGTCATGGCTGGTCGATCGAGTGTTTGGAGTTGCCGTACCCTGCCATTGGCAAAACACATCCAGTTGAAGATTGGGAGCATGTTGAGTTTGTGGTGCCATCTGAGGCGCAGACAGCAGACGCATTTTTGCAAGACTTGTATGCGAAGTTTCCTGAATTTGGAAGCCAGCTAGAGAAGGCAAAAGCGCAAGGTGTGAAAGTGAAATTATCGAGCCCGAAAGGCGAAGGGGAGCGATTGGCTAACCCAACAGTTGCACTTAAATTCAATGGTATATGTATCAAGCTACATCCACACAGCTTGAAAAACATCGTGGCTTCTGAGCAAGAGTAA
- the argS gene encoding arginine--tRNA ligase, producing MNIQALINDKVSQALEAAGAPAGSPAAVRQSAKPQFGDYQANGVMGVAKKLGTNPREFAQKVLDVLDLDGIASKTEIAGPGFINIFLSEEFLAKQADEALADARLGVATQEQQTIVADYSAPNVAKEMHVGHLRSTIIGDAVVRTLEFLGHKVVRANHIGDWGTQFGMLIANLERVQKESGEVSMELSDLEAFYRESKKLYDEDEEFAVRARNYVVKLQSGDEFCAEMWKKLVDITMIQNQRNYDRLNVSLTREDVMGESMYNDMLPAIVKDLQEKGLAVEDDGAQVVFLDEYKNKDGEPMGVIIQKRDGGFLYTTTDIACAKYRYEQLGADRVLYFIDSRQHQHLQQAWTIVRKAGYVPESTTLEHHAFGMMLGKDGRPFKTRAGGTVRLADLLDEAIERANALIESKNPELASEEKANIANTVAMAAVKYADLSKHRTTDYVFDWDNMLAFEGNTAPYMQYAYTRVASVFAKAGVSMDALTGDIKITEEKEKALVAKLLQFEEAVESVAREGQPHIMCSYLFELAGQFSSFYEACPILVAEDEAVKQSRLRLAALTAKTIKQGLDLLGIETLERM from the coding sequence GTGAATATCCAAGCACTGATCAACGACAAAGTATCTCAGGCTCTCGAAGCCGCTGGCGCACCTGCAGGCAGTCCTGCGGCTGTTCGCCAATCTGCAAAACCACAGTTTGGTGACTACCAAGCAAACGGTGTAATGGGCGTTGCTAAGAAGTTGGGCACTAATCCACGAGAATTCGCGCAAAAAGTTCTGGACGTTTTGGACCTAGATGGAATTGCTAGCAAAACTGAAATTGCAGGTCCTGGTTTTATCAACATCTTTCTAAGCGAAGAGTTTCTAGCTAAGCAAGCTGACGAAGCGCTTGCAGATGCTCGTCTAGGTGTTGCGACACAAGAGCAACAAACTATCGTTGCTGACTACTCGGCTCCAAACGTTGCTAAAGAAATGCACGTTGGTCACCTTCGTTCAACCATCATCGGTGATGCAGTTGTTCGCACTCTAGAGTTCCTTGGCCACAAGGTTGTTCGTGCTAACCACATCGGTGACTGGGGTACTCAGTTCGGTATGCTTATCGCAAACCTAGAGCGCGTTCAAAAAGAGTCTGGTGAAGTTTCAATGGAGCTTTCTGACCTAGAAGCCTTCTACCGTGAATCGAAAAAGCTTTACGATGAAGACGAAGAATTCGCAGTACGCGCTCGTAACTACGTAGTTAAGCTGCAAAGCGGTGATGAGTTCTGCGCAGAGATGTGGAAGAAACTGGTTGATATCACTATGATTCAAAACCAGCGCAACTACGACCGTCTAAACGTTTCTCTGACTCGCGAAGACGTTATGGGCGAGAGTATGTACAACGACATGCTTCCAGCTATCGTAAAAGATCTTCAAGAAAAAGGCCTAGCGGTTGAAGATGACGGCGCACAAGTAGTATTCCTTGATGAATACAAAAACAAAGATGGTGAGCCAATGGGCGTTATCATCCAAAAACGCGATGGCGGCTTCCTATACACCACTACTGATATCGCATGTGCTAAGTACCGTTACGAGCAACTAGGCGCGGATCGCGTACTTTACTTCATCGATTCACGTCAGCACCAGCACTTACAGCAAGCGTGGACTATCGTTCGCAAAGCAGGCTATGTGCCAGAATCAACGACACTTGAGCACCATGCATTTGGCATGATGCTGGGTAAAGATGGTCGTCCATTCAAGACACGTGCTGGCGGCACTGTTCGTCTTGCGGATCTTCTAGATGAAGCTATCGAGCGTGCAAACGCGCTTATCGAATCGAAGAACCCTGAACTTGCTAGCGAAGAGAAAGCAAACATTGCGAACACGGTTGCAATGGCAGCGGTTAAATACGCAGACCTTTCTAAGCACCGTACCACAGACTACGTGTTCGACTGGGACAACATGCTTGCGTTCGAAGGTAACACCGCACCATACATGCAGTACGCTTACACGCGTGTTGCGTCTGTATTTGCTAAAGCTGGTGTCTCTATGGATGCGCTTACTGGCGACATCAAGATCACTGAAGAAAAAGAGAAAGCACTGGTAGCTAAGCTTCTACAATTTGAAGAAGCGGTTGAGTCAGTGGCTCGTGAAGGTCAGCCTCACATCATGTGTAGCTACCTGTTCGAACTAGCAGGGCAATTCTCTAGCTTCTACGAAGCGTGCCCAATCCTAGTTGCAGAAGACGAAGCTGTGAAGCAAAGCCGTCTACGTCTTGCTGCACTGACTGCTAAGACTATCAAACAAGGTCTTGATCTACTGGGTATCGAGACACTAGAAAGAATGTAA
- the feoB gene encoding Fe(2+) transporter permease subunit FeoB, producing MNYTILTVGNPNSGKTTLFNGLTGAKQQVGNWAGVTVEKKTGQYSHAGDHFELTDLPGIYALDSGNDGNSIDESIASRAVLTHPADLIINVVDATSLERSLYMTLQLRELGRPMVVVLNKMDALKRERIKLDIAGLEKALGCPVMTLSATDKDQVRALKERLHKTVVQGLTLDALSINYGAEMEQAIAQVEPIFVSESVSPRALAIRGLENDVMVLNALSSEQRDEIVLAGNQTGVDIDLQVADTKYTYLHEQCKKLRRSEGKLSRSFTEKVDGFILNKYVGVPFFFVVMYLMFMFSINIGSAFIDFFDIGVGALLVDGGHYLLDDHLPVWLVTLIADGVGGGIQTVATFIPVIAALYLFLAVLESSGYMSRAAFVLDKVMQKIGLPGKAFVPLVLGFGCNVPSIMATRTLDQERERKLAASMAPFMSCGARLPVYALFAAAFFPDSGQNVVFALYLLGIVAAVFTGLVLKHTIYPGSSDSPVMEMPDYELPTFQNVMIKTWQKLKRFVLGAGKTIVLVVTILSFLNSVGTDGSFGNEDSENSVLSKAAQVVTPVFVPMGVQQDNWPATVGIITGIFAKEAVVGTLNSLYTSSEGEEGEYDLFASLQQAVESIPANLADLSYSDPLGVDVGDLSDSSAVAEDQEVDSSIFGNLKGYFVTSNAAFAYLIFILLYTPCVAAMGAYVKEFGQKYARFIAVWTMGLAYGGATLYYQVTHFALHPMTSAAWIVAILAICAIVWKLLKSQGKKQTELEIQVV from the coding sequence ATGAACTACACCATTCTTACTGTAGGTAATCCCAACAGCGGTAAAACAACCTTGTTCAATGGGTTAACCGGTGCCAAACAGCAAGTGGGTAACTGGGCGGGTGTGACCGTTGAAAAGAAAACGGGTCAATACAGTCATGCTGGTGATCATTTCGAGTTGACTGACTTGCCAGGAATTTACGCGCTTGATAGCGGTAACGATGGCAACAGTATCGATGAATCCATAGCATCGCGAGCCGTTCTTACTCACCCAGCAGATCTGATTATCAATGTGGTCGATGCAACGAGTCTAGAGCGCAGCCTTTATATGACCCTTCAGCTTCGCGAGCTTGGCCGTCCTATGGTGGTTGTGCTCAACAAGATGGATGCGCTAAAAAGAGAGCGTATTAAGCTAGACATTGCAGGGCTTGAGAAAGCGCTTGGCTGTCCTGTGATGACACTATCAGCCACTGACAAAGATCAGGTTCGTGCGCTAAAAGAGCGTTTGCATAAAACTGTCGTTCAAGGGCTGACCCTCGACGCACTGAGCATCAATTATGGCGCGGAGATGGAGCAGGCGATTGCTCAAGTAGAACCTATCTTTGTTTCAGAATCAGTAAGCCCACGTGCGCTGGCTATTCGCGGCCTAGAAAATGACGTAATGGTGCTTAATGCACTATCGTCAGAGCAAAGAGATGAAATCGTGCTAGCGGGCAATCAAACTGGTGTGGATATTGACCTGCAAGTTGCTGACACCAAATATACCTATCTACATGAGCAGTGTAAGAAACTGCGTCGCAGTGAAGGTAAGCTGAGCCGTAGCTTCACGGAAAAAGTCGATGGCTTTATTCTGAATAAGTATGTTGGCGTTCCTTTTTTCTTCGTGGTCATGTATCTCATGTTCATGTTCTCTATCAACATAGGTAGTGCTTTCATCGATTTCTTTGATATCGGTGTCGGTGCCCTGCTGGTTGATGGTGGACACTACCTTCTTGATGACCATTTACCGGTTTGGTTAGTGACGCTTATTGCTGATGGCGTTGGCGGCGGTATCCAAACGGTAGCGACTTTCATTCCTGTGATCGCTGCACTGTATTTATTCCTAGCGGTACTAGAGAGTTCTGGCTACATGTCACGCGCTGCGTTTGTGCTTGATAAGGTGATGCAAAAAATCGGCCTTCCGGGTAAAGCGTTTGTACCGCTTGTACTTGGCTTCGGTTGTAACGTGCCTTCTATCATGGCGACACGTACGCTAGACCAAGAGCGTGAGCGTAAACTCGCCGCATCTATGGCGCCGTTTATGTCATGTGGCGCTAGACTTCCGGTTTACGCGCTGTTTGCTGCGGCGTTTTTCCCAGACAGTGGCCAAAATGTGGTATTCGCGCTTTACCTACTCGGTATTGTTGCGGCTGTTTTCACAGGTTTAGTGCTTAAGCACACCATCTACCCAGGTTCGAGTGATAGTCCAGTGATGGAGATGCCTGACTATGAGCTGCCGACATTCCAAAACGTGATGATCAAAACATGGCAAAAGCTAAAGCGCTTTGTATTGGGCGCAGGTAAAACCATTGTTTTGGTAGTGACAATCCTAAGTTTCCTAAACTCAGTAGGTACTGATGGCTCATTTGGTAACGAAGACAGCGAAAACTCCGTTCTATCGAAAGCGGCTCAAGTGGTGACACCAGTGTTTGTCCCTATGGGTGTGCAGCAAGATAACTGGCCTGCAACTGTTGGTATTATTACCGGTATTTTTGCGAAAGAAGCAGTGGTTGGTACGCTAAATAGTCTTTACACCTCAAGCGAAGGTGAAGAGGGTGAGTACGATCTATTTGCTAGCTTGCAGCAAGCAGTCGAGTCTATTCCAGCAAACCTGGCAGACCTTAGCTACTCAGATCCGCTAGGTGTCGATGTCGGTGACCTGTCGGACTCATCTGCAGTGGCAGAAGATCAAGAAGTCGACAGTTCTATCTTTGGTAACTTAAAAGGCTATTTTGTTACGAGCAATGCCGCGTTTGCTTACCTCATCTTCATCTTGCTGTACACGCCATGTGTGGCAGCGATGGGTGCCTACGTTAAAGAGTTTGGTCAAAAGTACGCACGCTTTATAGCGGTATGGACTATGGGGCTAGCCTACGGTGGCGCGACGCTATACTACCAAGTGACTCACTTCGCTCTGCATCCAATGACCAGCGCAGCGTGGATTGTCGCTATCTTGGCCATTTGTGCCATCGTCTGGAAGCTGCTTAAAAGCCAAGGCAAGAAGCAGACCGAGCTGGAGATCCAAGTGGTATGA
- a CDS encoding HIT domain-containing protein: MSFELHPQLKKDTTLLGEFPLSLALLHRDDSVPWVILVPKKADLTELHHLPMQEQQQFLIESEVVNLALETLFTPDKLNFGALGNMVPQLHVHHIVRYKNDLAWPGPLWGNAKGEYRSDDEQLSLAERIQAQLLNSELFKKA; the protein is encoded by the coding sequence ATGAGCTTTGAACTGCACCCACAACTAAAAAAAGACACTACCCTACTTGGTGAGTTTCCATTGAGTTTGGCACTACTGCACCGCGACGACTCCGTGCCTTGGGTTATCCTTGTCCCGAAAAAAGCCGATCTAACCGAACTGCACCACCTACCAATGCAAGAGCAGCAACAATTCTTAATTGAGTCGGAAGTGGTAAACCTAGCATTGGAGACACTGTTTACTCCAGACAAGCTCAATTTCGGCGCACTGGGAAATATGGTGCCGCAACTGCATGTTCACCATATTGTAAGATACAAAAATGACTTGGCGTGGCCAGGGCCGCTTTGGGGGAATGCAAAAGGTGAGTATCGCAGCGATGACGAACAGCTAAGTTTGGCTGAACGCATCCAAGCACAACTTTTGAATAGTGAACTATTCAAAAAAGCATAA